A window of the Bufo gargarizans isolate SCDJY-AF-19 chromosome 1, ASM1485885v1, whole genome shotgun sequence genome harbors these coding sequences:
- the LOC122929566 gene encoding early nodulin-75-like: MAPPVHTSLHQMAPPVHSSLHQMAPPVHSSLHQMAPPVHSSLHQMAPPVHSSLLQMAPPVHSSLHQMAPPVHSSLHQMAPPVHSSLHQMAPPVHSSLHQMAPPVHSSLHQMAPPVHSSLHQMAPTVHSSLHQKAPTVHSSLHQMAPPVHSSLLQMAPPVHSSLLQMLSTPDGSSCAQLSTQMAPPVHSSLHQMAPPVHSSLHQMAPPVHSSLHQMAPPVHSSLHQMAPPVHSSLHQMAPPVHSSLHQMAPPVHSSLHQMAPPVHSSLHQMAPPVHSSLHQMAPPVHSSLHQMAPPVHSSLHQMAGSRSLPYIARF, translated from the exons ATGGCTCCTCCTGTGCACACCTCTCTACACCAGATGGCTCCTCCTGTGCACAGCTCTCTACACCAGATGGCTCCTCCTGTGCACAGCTCTCTACACCAGATGGCTCCTCCTGTGCACAGCTCTCTACACCAGATGGCTCCTCCTGTGCACAGCTCTCTACTCCAGATGGCTCCTCCTGTGCACAGCTCTCTACACCAGATGGCTCCTCCTGTGCACAGCTCTCTACACCAGATGGCTCCTCCTGTGCACAGCTCTCTACACCAGATGGCTCCTCCTGTGCACAGCTCTCTACACCAGATGGCTCCTCCTGTGCACAGCTCTCTACACCAGATGGCTCCTCCTGTGCACAGCTCTCTACACCAGATGGCTCCTACTGTGCACAGCTCTCTACACCAGAAGGCTCCTACTGTGCACAGCTCTCTACACCAGATGGCTCCTCCTGTGCACAGCTCTCTACTCCAGATGGCTCCTCCTGTGCACAGCTCTCTACTCCAGATG CTCTCTACACCAGATGGCTCCTCCTGTGCACAGCTCTCTACACAGATGGCTCCTCCTGTGCACAGCTCTCTACACCAGATGGCTCCTCCTGTGCACAGCTCTCTACACCAGATGGCTCCTCCTGTGCACAGCTCTCTACACCAGATGGCTCCTCCTGTGCACAGCTCTCTACACCAGATGGCTCCTCCTGTGCACAGCTCTCTACACCAGATGGCTCCTCCTGTGCACAGCTCTCTACACCAGATGGCTCCTCCTGTGCACAGCTCTCTACACCAGATGGCTCCTCCTGTGCACAGCTCTCTACACCAGATGGCTCCTCCTGTGCACAGCTCTCTACACCAGATGGCTCCTCCTGTGCACAGCTCTCTACACCAGATGGCTCCTCCTGTGCACAGCTCTCTACACCAGATGGCTGGTTCTCGCAGCTTACCGTACATTG